Below is a genomic region from Pseudomonas extremaustralis.
CTTGAAGTACACCCGTCCCTGATCGTCCCGCCCGGTCTCGACCAGCCCCAGCACATTGCGATAGAAATGAACGCTCTCTTCAAGGTTCAACACGCGCACCTGGGCATGGCCCGGACGCAATACACCTGTCATCGCCATTTATTGTCTCCTTTATTGGCTAGATGAGGTCGGCTCCGTCCCGCCTGGGCAGGCGGGCAAGAGCCGGGTTCACACACTCAACCCTGTATTGCAGAGATGGTGCCAACAAAGGTAAGCAACTGATTTAAAAGACTTAATGCGAAAATCAGGCCCCTGGACCCAGCCCCTGGACTGACGTTTATGTCCATCCCCCCTTCCAGCCTTACAAAAACGTAAGGCTGCTTGCGCAAAGGCCGGGGCGTCGGTCAATGAGCGACCGCCGTGATCGGTAAAACAGGCGAAAAAAAGGCACCCTAAGGTGCCTTAAAACGAAAACAGCGCAGCCACCCTCCTCCCCTCGCGCGTCCCCACAACGGGAAGCGCAAAGGCGCAGTGGCGGCGCATCGAATAGGGTGACGACCGTACGCTTTTGTCAGGCGCTCGCAGCCGGGCTGTCGTCCCCCAATGCCTGTTTCACCCGGTACGCCAACTGTCGGCGGGTGATACCGAGCAGGCGCGCCGCGTGGGTCAGGTTGCCATGGGCGCGCGTGACGGCGAGTTGCAGCAAACGCGCTTCATGGGCCTGCAGGTCGAAGCCGTCGACCAGCAAGGTTTCGTATAACTGCTCGGTCCTGGCCTCGTCGGCATTGCCCACTTTGCCTTCGCGGTCGATCACCGCGCCGTGTGCGGTCACCGGTGCCACGCCTGGGAAAAGATGCTGCAATTCAATGTGCCCGCCGGACGGCACCAGCAGCACCGCACGCTCCACCAGGTTTTCCAGTTCACGCACGTTGCCCGGCCAGTCGTAGGCCATCAGGCCCTGCATCGCCAGGTCGCTCACGCCTTGAATGGTCTTGTGGTACAGCGGTGCGTATTTTTCCAGCAGTACGGCAACCAGCACGGGAATGTCCGACTTGCGCTTGCGCAGCGGTGGAATCTCCAAGGGGTACGTGGCCAGGCGGTAGTAGAGGTCGGCGCGAAAACGGCCGTCGGCAATCGCCTGCTGCAAATTGACGTTGGTCGCCGCCACCAAGCGCACGTTGACCTTGCGCACCTTGTCATCGCCCAGGCGCTCGACCTCGCCGGTCTGGAGGACGCGCAGCAACTTGACTTGAGCCGCCGGCGACAGCTCCCCCAATTCATCGAGAAACAGCGTGCCGCCATCGGCGCGTTCGAACTTGCCGGGGCGCGAAGCCTGGGCGCCCGTGTAGGCGCCCTTCTGCACACCGAACAGCTCGGATTCGATCAAGTCATTGGGAATGGCAGCGCAGTTGACCGCCACAAACGGCTTTTCACCGCGCCCGCTGTTTTCATGCAGCCAGCGCGCGAACACTTCCTTGCCCACCCCGGTTTCGCCGAGCAGCAACACGGTGATGGGGCTGTTGGCGGCTTGGCTCAGCAGGCTGAAGGCGGCGGTAAAGGCTGGCGAGCTGCCCACCAACTTGCCCGGCGGGCGCTGCTCGCGCTGCCAGCCGCGCAGTTGCCAGAGCTCCTCTTGCAACTGCTCGAAGGTGGTTTGCGCATCTTCGGGGGCAGGCAATGTTGCAAGAACTCCGCATCCCCCCAGGCCTCGATTGGCCGTCCCTCCAGCATGCAGCTGGAAGCGCCACAACAGACACACTGGGTTTCGCGGAAGATCACCACCCGCTTGAAGAAGCGGGTGACATAGCCCGACGCATAGCCGGCCAGGTTCCAGCAGCTCGGCTCGGCACTGACCCCGAACAACTGCAAATGGGACTCGGCTTCCCAGGAGTTATCGCAATTGACCGTGCCAAAAAAGCTGCCGTCTTCCCAGTCGATCTTGGCCTCGATAATGGTCGAGCGCACCAAGCCCTCGAACGCGTGCAACTCGGGGCCGATCTTGAATACGTCGTAGTTGTCGCCTTCGCCGAACAGTTTCTGGGCGAGATCGGCATCGTGCTGGCCGGCGGCAAAACCCATGCGAAACAACAGCCCCTTGGCGCGGCTGGGCCCGAGGGATTCCATCAGTTCCTGGCGTAAGGCGCCGAACGCCTTGGCATGCATCAACAGCATGCGGTTCTCGTCGAGCCAGATTTGCCCGGTTTCGACATTGAAGCGCAGTCGTGAACGAAGATTGAAGCGCTCAATCAGGGGTTGCTCTGCCATGTAAGCACCTAAAGCCCAGCCCATCGCGGACCAGTCGACTGGCGGGCTCGAGCCCTTGCCACGCCGCTGGCGTTTATTGTTCTACAAGCGATCCAGTGCCTTCGCCGTGGGCCCGAGTCTAAGCCGCTAAGGCAGCGCATGCCTCCTTTACCACGCGGTAGGCCTGACGAACCAAGGGCGTACCGCGTTCAAGCGCGTGCTCAAGCCTCCCACTTTGCGCGGCCTCCAGCAACTCGTCACGCACATGGCGGTAGGCATCCAGCGCTTTGCGCACGCCCGACAGGCTATCACTGCGCCGTGCATCGACCGGCGCGCATGCGCTTATCGCCTGCGCGAGCCAGGTGTCTATCTCTTGGTCCAACGCGTGGATGCGCTGGATATGCGCGACCATCTGCGCGGTTTCGCGGGCATTCAACACCATGATGTTATGGGCGCGGATTTCTTCGATCGCCTCCAGCATGGCGGCATGCGCATCGCGGCTGACATCAATTTCTCCCGCCAGGCTTTTGAGGTCGACCAGGCCCAGCATCAGCCCGCGCAGGCCGGTGTTGCAGCCGTTGACGTGGTCGTCGAGTTCGACGGCCAGGCGCGCCACGTCGCTGGAGTCGGCCAGCACCTTGCGCGCCGTTTGCGTCTCGCTGTCGGCGCGTTCGGCAATGCCGTGCACCGCCTGTTGCACGCTGTGGGATGTGGCGGCAATACCGTTCAACACCGCCGTGGCCTGGCTGGCGCGCGTCACCCCTTGCGCGGCTCCTTGACGGGTCTGGGCCAGGCGCTGGTCAAGGCGGTCGATGCTCTGGCCGATCAGGGAAATGATCTCGCCCACACTGAGGGTCGCACTGCCGGTGCTTTCGGCGAGCTTGCGCACTTCATCGGCGACCACACTGAAACCGCGCCCCTGCTCGCCGGCACGCGCCGCCTCGATGGCAGCATTGAGCGCCAACAGATTGGTTTGCCCGGCAATGCTCTGGATGATGGCCACGATTTCACCGACCCGCGCCACCTGCTCGCGCACGCGGTCGAACTCTTCGGCCACCGAGGCCACGACGTTGGACAGATCCTGCATGTCGTCGGCGACCCGTTGCACCTGCTCGCCACCGGCGCTGACCTGGTCGCGCGCGCTGCTGCTTGCCTGTGCCAGAACCGTCGCCTCCGTGGCGGTCACGCGGGCCTGCTCGGCCATGGTTTCAACGTCCACCATGGCGTCGCGGGCCATTGCGGATTGACGGTCCGCCGTGGCCACCGCTTCGGTAAAGCCCGAGACCAGCGTGCCGGTCGCCACGGTGAGGTCACAGGCCAAGGTGCGCATGCGTTTGACCGCGCTCACCTTGTCGTGCAGCACCGCCTGCAAGCGCTCGATCGATGCCAGGGCGTCACCCGCCAGCGGTTGCCGGTCGTCGAGCAGCGCGCGGGTATGCGCCAGCGCCGCCACGACCCGTTGCTCGCGCCGGCCAATTCCGTGCAGCAGGTACAACCCCGACACCACCATCGCCAGCAACCAGCCGACCTGCCAGCCGAAGGCATCGATGCCACTGGCGAACGCGGCAGCCGCGAGTGACAGCAGCGCAAGCAGATCCCGTGGATGCAGGCTCAATTGACTCAGCATCGTAACTCCGTCCTTTTCACCGCTGTGACGTTCACCGGGCGCTGCGCAGCGGCGCGGCGCCGGCGTTGGCGAGCATTCGCCTCAGACGTGCGCGACCGCTGCCTTGGGGCGCAACAAAAAGTGCGCCAGGGCCGGCAGCAGAATCAGCGCGCCGAGCATGTTCCAGACGAACATGAAGGCCAGCAAGATGCCCATGTCAGCCTGGAACTTGATCGGCGACCACGCCCAGGTGGCCACCGCGATGCCCAGGGTAATACCGGTGAGCACCACCACCTTGCCGGTGAAAATCAGCGCCTTGTAATACGCCTGCGACAACGTCATGCCGGCTTTCAAGTGCGTCAGGGTCACCGTCATCACATACAACGCGTAGTCCACGCCGATGCCCACGCCCAGTGCGATCACCGGCAACGTGGCGACTTTGACGCCGATGTTCAGCCCCACCATCAACGCCTCGCACAGCACCGAGGTGACCATCAGCGGCACCACCGCGCACACCACCGCACGCCATGAGCGGAACGTGATGAAGGCCAGCACGATCACGGCGGCGTAGACCAGGAACAACATCTGCGTGTTGGCTTTCTTCACCACGATGTTGGTCGCGGCCTCGACCCCGGCATTCCCGGCGGCATTGAGGATTCGGATGTCGTCCGTGCCGTACTTGGCCGCGAAGGTTTCCACGGTATTGACCACGCTGGTGAGCGTGTCGGCCTTGTGGTCCTTGAGGTAGGCGTAGAGGGTCAGCAGGTCGCAGTTCTGGTTGAACATTTCCCGGGGCGCGCGGGTGATGATCGAATTGAGCATGTCTTGGGAGCGCGGCATCTCGAACCATTTGAGGCTGCCCTCGTTCATGCCCGCGTTGGCGGTCTTGGCCAACCCCGCAAGGGAACTGGTGGTCTCGACCCCTGGCAGTTGCTGCAACTCGCGCTCCAGCGCATCCAGCGTGTGCAGGGTGCTGTAGTGGGCGCAGGCATATTGCGGGGTCTTGACCATCACGATGTACACATCGCTGCTGGCGGCGTAGTTGGCGACGATAAACGCGTTATCGCGGTTGTAACGCGAGTCCGACCGTAACTCCGGCGCCCCCGGGTCGGTGTCGCCGATTTTCAACTGCGTGCTCACGGCCAGGCCCACACCGCCCAGGACCAGCCCGAGCGCCACGGCAACCGTGGCCCAGGGGCGGCGGGTAAACAGGTCGAGGAACGCCCAGAACGGGTGCTTTTTGTGCGCCTTGTCGTCACGCTCCTGCAGCTCGTCCCGCAGGCTGCGTTGGGCCGCCGCCGGGCTGACGCCGGTGTACGACAGCAGGATCGGCAGCAACACCAGATTGGTGAAAATCAGCACCGCCACCCCCATGCTCGCAGTGATGGCCAGGTCCTGGATGACTTGGATGTCGATCACCATCAGCACCGCAAAGCCCACCGCATCGGCCAGCAACGCGGTCATGCCGGCGAGGAACAAGCGGCGAAACGTGTAGCGCGCCGCCACCAGCCGGTGGGTGCCACGCCCGATGTCCTGCATGATGCCGTTCATTTTCTGCGCGCCATGGCTCATGCCGATGGCGAATACCAGAAACGGCACCAATACCGAGTACGGGTCCAATTCATAGCCCAGCGTCGGCAACAGCCCCAGCAGCCACACCACCGCCACCATCGAACACAACACCACCAGCAAGGTGCTGCGCAGGCAGCGGGTGTACCAGAACAGCACCGCAGTGCAGATCGCAATGGCGGCGGCAAAAAACACCAGCACCTGCTTCAGGCCGTCGATCAGATCCCCTACGACCTTGGCAAAGCCCGTGACGTGGATAGCGATTTTGTCCGACTCATACTTGGCGCGCAGTTGCTCGATACGCTGGGACAACCGGTGATAATCGATGCGTTCGCCGGTTTCGGCGATCTTCTCCTGCAGCGGCACCAGGATGATGCTCGACTTGTAGTTGGCCGCCACCAACTGCCCGATTTCCCCGGAGCGCTCGACGTTGATGCGCACTTGTTCGAGGCTCTGGGGCGAGCCGTCGAAGTCATCGGGAATCACCGGGCCGCCGTCCAGGCCGTCTTCGGTCACGCCGGTCCAGCGCACCGCCGGGGCCCACAGCGATTTCATGTAAGGCCGGTCGACGCCGGGAATCAGGAACACCTCATCGCTGAGCTGGCGCACGGTGTTCAGGTAGTCGGCATCGAAAATCGACCCCTCCTTGGCCTCCACGGCAATGCGCAGGGTGTTGCCCATCCCCGCCAGTTGTTTACGGTTTTCGAGGAAATTGGCGATGTACGGATGGCCGGTGGGGATCATCTTTTCGTAGGCGGCATTCAGCGAAAGCCCCAGGGCC
It encodes:
- a CDS encoding sigma-54 interaction domain-containing protein, encoding MGSSPAFTAAFSLLSQAANSPITVLLLGETGVGKEVFARWLHENSGRGEKPFVAVNCAAIPNDLIESELFGVQKGAYTGAQASRPGKFERADGGTLFLDELGELSPAAQVKLLRVLQTGEVERLGDDKVRKVNVRLVAATNVNLQQAIADGRFRADLYYRLATYPLEIPPLRKRKSDIPVLVAVLLEKYAPLYHKTIQGVSDLAMQGLMAYDWPGNVRELENLVERAVLLVPSGGHIELQHLFPGVAPVTAHGAVIDREGKVGNADEARTEQLYETLLVDGFDLQAHEARLLQLAVTRAHGNLTHAARLLGITRRQLAYRVKQALGDDSPAASA
- a CDS encoding XylR N-terminal domain-containing protein; its protein translation is MAEQPLIERFNLRSRLRFNVETGQIWLDENRMLLMHAKAFGALRQELMESLGPSRAKGLLFRMGFAAGQHDADLAQKLFGEGDNYDVFKIGPELHAFEGLVRSTIIEAKIDWEDGSFFGTVNCDNSWEAESHLQLFGVSAEPSCWNLAGYASGYVTRFFKRVVIFRETQCVCCGASSCMLEGRPIEAWGDAEFLQHCLPPKMRKPPSSSCKRSSGNCAAGSASSARRASWWAARQPLPPPSAC
- a CDS encoding methyl-accepting chemotaxis protein, which translates into the protein MLSQLSLHPRDLLALLSLAAAAFASGIDAFGWQVGWLLAMVVSGLYLLHGIGRREQRVVAALAHTRALLDDRQPLAGDALASIERLQAVLHDKVSAVKRMRTLACDLTVATGTLVSGFTEAVATADRQSAMARDAMVDVETMAEQARVTATEATVLAQASSSARDQVSAGGEQVQRVADDMQDLSNVVASVAEEFDRVREQVARVGEIVAIIQSIAGQTNLLALNAAIEAARAGEQGRGFSVVADEVRKLAESTGSATLSVGEIISLIGQSIDRLDQRLAQTRQGAAQGVTRASQATAVLNGIAATSHSVQQAVHGIAERADSETQTARKVLADSSDVARLAVELDDHVNGCNTGLRGLMLGLVDLKSLAGEIDVSRDAHAAMLEAIEEIRAHNIMVLNARETAQMVAHIQRIHALDQEIDTWLAQAISACAPVDARRSDSLSGVRKALDAYRHVRDELLEAAQSGRLEHALERGTPLVRQAYRVVKEACAALAA
- a CDS encoding efflux RND transporter permease subunit, whose translation is MSHMPSLPADAVIADLNKFDQRSGTFAERLLFNNRLAITLICLLITLVLGYQALGLSLNAAYEKMIPTGHPYIANFLENRKQLAGMGNTLRIAVEAKEGSIFDADYLNTVRQLSDEVFLIPGVDRPYMKSLWAPAVRWTGVTEDGLDGGPVIPDDFDGSPQSLEQVRINVERSGEIGQLVAANYKSSIILVPLQEKIAETGERIDYHRLSQRIEQLRAKYESDKIAIHVTGFAKVVGDLIDGLKQVLVFFAAAIAICTAVLFWYTRCLRSTLLVVLCSMVAVVWLLGLLPTLGYELDPYSVLVPFLVFAIGMSHGAQKMNGIMQDIGRGTHRLVAARYTFRRLFLAGMTALLADAVGFAVLMVIDIQVIQDLAITASMGVAVLIFTNLVLLPILLSYTGVSPAAAQRSLRDELQERDDKAHKKHPFWAFLDLFTRRPWATVAVALGLVLGGVGLAVSTQLKIGDTDPGAPELRSDSRYNRDNAFIVANYAASSDVYIVMVKTPQYACAHYSTLHTLDALERELQQLPGVETTSSLAGLAKTANAGMNEGSLKWFEMPRSQDMLNSIITRAPREMFNQNCDLLTLYAYLKDHKADTLTSVVNTVETFAAKYGTDDIRILNAAGNAGVEAATNIVVKKANTQMLFLVYAAVIVLAFITFRSWRAVVCAVVPLMVTSVLCEALMVGLNIGVKVATLPVIALGVGIGVDYALYVMTVTLTHLKAGMTLSQAYYKALIFTGKVVVLTGITLGIAVATWAWSPIKFQADMGILLAFMFVWNMLGALILLPALAHFLLRPKAAVAHV